From the genome of Scytonema hofmannii PCC 7110, one region includes:
- a CDS encoding MinD/ParA family ATP-binding protein, with amino-acid sequence MSKIVSIHSYRGGTGKSNSTANLATVIARKGHRVGIVDTDLASPGIHMLFGLDEGKIKRTLNEFLWSQCRIIDAAHDVTSVLKDQGNARSAIYLVPASVKLNDISRILRERFDVELLLEGFQELIKSLKLDYLLIDTHPGLNQETLISLTTSDIVLLVLRPDRQDFQGTAVTVDVAQRLKVPKLLLVINKALREYDYQDLRQQVEQTYKTPVVGIIPESEDLLRLASSGIFSLNYPRHPITQAIERVAEKIMV; translated from the coding sequence ATGTCAAAAATTGTCTCCATTCACTCTTATAGAGGTGGCACTGGCAAGTCAAACTCTACAGCTAATCTGGCGACAGTGATTGCTCGCAAGGGTCATCGTGTAGGTATTGTTGATACCGACCTAGCATCACCTGGAATTCATATGCTATTTGGCTTAGATGAAGGAAAAATAAAACGTACTCTCAATGAGTTCCTTTGGTCTCAGTGTAGAATTATTGATGCTGCCCATGATGTTACTTCTGTACTCAAAGACCAAGGAAATGCTCGTAGTGCTATCTATTTGGTTCCTGCAAGTGTTAAACTAAACGATATATCCCGTATACTGCGCGAACGATTTGACGTTGAACTTCTACTTGAGGGCTTCCAAGAGCTTATTAAGAGTCTTAAACTTGACTACCTTCTCATAGATACCCATCCCGGTCTTAATCAGGAGACTCTAATTTCACTAACAACTTCTGATATCGTCTTGTTGGTACTGAGACCGGATCGGCAAGATTTTCAAGGCACTGCAGTCACTGTAGATGTCGCACAGAGGCTGAAAGTCCCTAAGTTGTTACTGGTCATTAATAAAGCCTTGAGAGAGTACGACTATCAGGATCTCCGACAGCAAGTTGAACAAACTTACAAAACTCCAGTTGTCGGTATTATTCCAGAGTCAGAAGACTTGCTTCGGCTTGCAAGTAGTGGCATATTTTCTCTAAACTACCCCCGCCATCCCATAACTCAGGCAATAGAAAGAGTAGCGGAAAAAATTATGGTTTAA
- a CDS encoding DUF7005 family protein has product MDALQFRTNVLVAFGASNSEITELLAYNQNIFGHDRWQFPQTFPPPAEPYISAWKRYVAQAETEGAYTVLKQSLIQLQFPIVAGMSETKTYRAATRQGKLLDSMAILFQSHFVNATGLILSEPEKLQIQLYQSLAGLIPAIVTGNRKDFVSLVQALTQKNEPQPVPDSMGACIVSGYNNWERIRQYRQQWENQQAQYSETDWNNEFKRLIPHKELYQDRFIIVSPGFYSNIAASDLGLSETQWQQLSLKIRLEHECTHYFTRRFLGSMRNNIFDELIADYRGIVAAIEHYRSDWFLHFVGLESFPLYREGGRLQNYRGEPPLSDKAFKILQALVKSAAENVECFDKQYSRRSRTVTEQVLTLIALTTLTLEELACESGKSLLEDAYYRQQQQLFTSLVGNELHADKN; this is encoded by the coding sequence ATGGACGCTCTGCAATTCCGAACTAATGTTCTAGTAGCTTTTGGTGCTAGCAACAGTGAAATAACAGAACTGCTCGCATATAACCAAAACATATTTGGTCATGATAGGTGGCAGTTTCCTCAAACTTTCCCACCTCCAGCAGAACCTTATATCTCAGCTTGGAAACGGTACGTAGCACAAGCTGAAACTGAAGGAGCTTATACTGTCTTGAAACAAAGTCTTATCCAACTTCAGTTCCCAATAGTGGCTGGTATGAGTGAAACAAAAACCTATCGTGCCGCGACTCGTCAAGGTAAGCTGTTGGATAGTATGGCGATACTCTTTCAGAGTCACTTTGTGAACGCAACAGGGTTAATTTTGAGCGAACCCGAAAAACTACAGATTCAGTTGTATCAATCTCTAGCAGGTTTAATTCCGGCGATCGTGACTGGTAACCGCAAAGATTTTGTGAGCTTAGTACAAGCCCTCACTCAAAAGAACGAACCGCAACCAGTACCTGATTCTATGGGAGCCTGTATTGTAAGTGGCTACAACAATTGGGAGCGCATACGCCAATATCGGCAGCAGTGGGAGAACCAACAAGCTCAATACTCTGAAACTGACTGGAACAACGAATTTAAGCGCTTGATACCGCACAAGGAATTGTATCAAGATCGGTTTATCATTGTCAGTCCCGGTTTTTACAGCAATATAGCTGCAAGCGATCTGGGATTGAGTGAAACACAGTGGCAGCAACTTTCTTTAAAAATTCGGTTAGAACATGAATGTACGCATTACTTTACTCGCCGCTTTCTTGGCTCAATGCGTAATAACATTTTTGATGAATTAATAGCTGACTATAGAGGTATCGTAGCTGCTATTGAGCACTACCGATCTGACTGGTTTTTACATTTTGTTGGCTTAGAGTCATTTCCTTTGTACCGTGAGGGTGGCAGGTTACAAAACTATAGGGGCGAACCACCCCTGTCAGACAAAGCATTTAAGATTCTTCAAGCATTAGTTAAAAGCGCAGCGGAAAACGTAGAATGTTTTGATAAACAATATTCACGACGATCGAGAACTGTAACAGAACAAGTTTTAACATTGATTGCTTTGACGACTCTAACACTAGAAGAATTAGCTTGTGAATCAGGCAAGTCCTTACTGGAAGATGCTTACTATCGTCAACAGCAACAATTGTTCACTTCTTTGGTTGGCAACGAGCTGCACGCCGATAAAAACTAA
- a CDS encoding cyclic nucleotide-binding domain-containing protein — MTEVLLQQLSNSDISWMTANGRQQRIAAGSVLIQQQSSLDTFYLILEGTLSASISRNQESTLASVFAALEDDNDLEQEIARFSSGEVLGEISFLNFSPSTTTVKAVENSVVLALPSQHLLTALRQDLEFATRFYRALAILLLDRFERLVSKFTRRQNIKIPPLQDVPLLFGELSDSDIDWMIEHSHVETLPADSVLIRAGRAVEYLYVLLHGKVSVFFSGNTQNSLSRVFTLLEDNGQSDSSLAQEIASVSSGEIIGETALIDARLPAYTFKAVENSQVLAVKKQQIAIKLQQNPAMGSRLYRVIAMLLAARLQGLISRLGYGRSPYQVGRRLSQDVKYEDEIDLNMMDNLFLGGTRFDWMLKRLKVTSDQ, encoded by the coding sequence ATGACAGAAGTTCTGCTCCAACAGTTAAGTAATAGTGATATTAGCTGGATGACTGCCAATGGTCGTCAACAGAGAATTGCTGCTGGCTCAGTCTTGATCCAGCAGCAGAGCAGTCTTGACACTTTTTATCTCATTCTTGAAGGCACTTTAAGCGCTAGTATCAGCAGAAACCAAGAAAGTACTTTAGCTAGTGTTTTTGCTGCTTTAGAAGATGACAACGACTTAGAGCAAGAAATCGCTCGTTTCTCTAGTGGCGAGGTGCTAGGTGAAATATCTTTCCTCAACTTCAGCCCCTCAACAACTACGGTAAAAGCAGTAGAAAATTCAGTTGTTCTAGCCTTACCCAGCCAGCATTTGCTAACAGCACTTCGGCAAGATTTGGAATTTGCAACCCGATTTTACCGTGCGCTTGCCATCCTGCTCTTAGACCGCTTTGAGCGCTTGGTAAGTAAGTTTACACGTCGTCAAAATATAAAAATTCCGCCTTTGCAAGATGTTCCTTTGCTCTTTGGCGAACTCAGTGATAGTGATATTGACTGGATGATTGAGCACAGTCATGTTGAAACGCTTCCTGCTGACAGTGTTCTGATTCGAGCAGGTAGAGCGGTAGAATACCTCTACGTATTACTACATGGAAAAGTGTCAGTTTTTTTCAGTGGAAATACGCAAAACTCTTTATCCCGTGTTTTTACACTTTTAGAAGATAACGGACAAAGCGACTCCAGCCTTGCACAAGAAATTGCCTCAGTCTCAAGTGGTGAAATTATTGGTGAAACAGCTTTAATAGATGCACGCTTACCAGCCTATACCTTTAAAGCTGTGGAAAATTCCCAAGTGTTAGCTGTTAAAAAGCAACAGATCGCGATCAAGCTTCAACAAAATCCAGCTATGGGATCTCGTTTATACCGAGTTATAGCTATGCTTCTTGCTGCTCGGCTCCAAGGACTCATCAGTCGTTTGGGATATGGTAGAAGCCCTTACCAAGTAGGGCGGAGGTTATCTCAAGATGTTAAATACGAGGATGAAATTGATTTGAATATGATGGACAACCTTTTTTTAGGAGGTACTAGATTTGACTGGATGCTCAAACGTTTGAAAGTGACCAGTGACCAGTGA
- a CDS encoding NHLP bacteriocin system secretion protein, producing the protein MQTQGNKIFRQEAVERLSSPERLDEMMRVVSRNAWIPLTTIGCLIVAAVAWSVFGRIPVTVSGQGVLIRPRNVVPFQVPSEGQILTLNIKPGQTIKRGDVIGTIDQPQLKQQLQQERSKLTELLRQNQETGNLQKQSITLQQQNIEKQREVLLKNLRTTEEYGPILLEKNLKSLIQRRASLQQSLAQSKALIPTLKKRFEIRRQLRDQGAINEDTLLQVQQDYTDSLTKVSDLEAQLKEIDSQESQAQAEYLKNLNSIKEINTQIQNLDVQIAQLAQQNREQLINKSNQAQETKRRIAQLELELAKKSKITSQYNGRVLEVATAPGQAIGAGSRIASIEIEDNNAQLMSVIYLADKDGKQIQPKMPVQVTPSTVKRERFGGIVGKVTQVTPFPVTNQDIAAIIGNENLANSITQNLSSTGSATIQVFAELELDPNTTSGYKWSSSKGPSLEISSGTTTQVRIQVGQQAPISYVIPIFKSLTGVY; encoded by the coding sequence ATGCAAACTCAAGGAAACAAAATTTTTCGTCAGGAAGCTGTAGAACGCTTATCTTCACCAGAACGGCTAGACGAGATGATGCGTGTCGTTAGCCGTAACGCCTGGATACCCTTGACTACGATTGGCTGCTTAATTGTTGCAGCTGTTGCTTGGAGTGTATTCGGCAGAATTCCAGTTACTGTCAGCGGTCAGGGCGTACTCATCCGACCTCGTAATGTGGTGCCATTTCAAGTGCCAAGTGAAGGTCAAATTTTGACACTTAATATTAAACCAGGGCAAACAATTAAGCGAGGGGACGTTATCGGTACTATCGACCAACCCCAACTCAAGCAACAATTACAGCAAGAGCGATCGAAGCTGACAGAATTGCTCAGACAGAACCAAGAAACTGGTAATTTGCAAAAGCAGTCCATTACGCTCCAACAGCAGAATATAGAGAAGCAGCGAGAAGTGTTACTGAAAAACCTGCGTACTACTGAGGAGTACGGACCGATTCTGCTTGAAAAAAACCTCAAATCCCTGATACAACGACGTGCAAGTTTACAGCAGAGTTTGGCACAAAGCAAAGCCTTAATTCCAACCTTAAAAAAACGGTTCGAGATTCGACGTCAGCTTAGAGATCAAGGAGCCATTAACGAAGATACGCTGTTGCAAGTTCAACAAGACTATACCGACAGTCTGACAAAAGTGTCAGATTTAGAAGCGCAGCTTAAAGAAATTGATAGCCAAGAATCCCAAGCACAAGCTGAGTATTTAAAAAATCTTAACTCCATTAAAGAAATTAATACCCAAATTCAAAATCTGGATGTACAAATAGCTCAGTTAGCGCAACAAAATCGAGAGCAATTGATTAATAAAAGCAATCAAGCCCAAGAAACCAAGCGTCGGATTGCTCAACTAGAGTTGGAGTTAGCTAAAAAAAGCAAAATAACCAGTCAATACAATGGTCGAGTGCTAGAAGTGGCTACTGCTCCAGGTCAAGCGATCGGAGCTGGTTCGCGCATTGCGTCAATTGAAATTGAAGATAACAACGCTCAACTGATGAGTGTCATTTATCTTGCTGACAAAGACGGCAAACAAATTCAGCCAAAAATGCCCGTACAAGTCACTCCTAGCACAGTCAAGCGCGAACGCTTTGGCGGTATTGTTGGGAAAGTCACTCAGGTTACGCCATTTCCAGTGACAAACCAAGATATTGCAGCAATTATCGGTAACGAAAATTTGGCAAACAGTATTACGCAAAATCTGTCCAGTACTGGTAGCGCCACCATACAAGTCTTTGCTGAATTAGAATTAGACCCAAACACCACCAGTGGCTACAAATGGTCTTCTTCTAAAGGACCATCACTCGAAATTTCATCAGGTACCACCACACAAGTCCGGATACAAGTTGGGCAACAAGCACCCATTTCCTACGTAATTCCTATCTTTAAGTCTCTAACTGGTGTTTATTAA
- a CDS encoding NHLP family bacteriocin export ABC transporter peptidase/permease/ATPase subunit encodes MLFSLNLKFWRQRPSHVRTPTVLQMEAVECGAASLGMILGYYGRIVPLTELRRECGVSRDGSKASNVLKAARLYGLDAKGFKKSIEDLKNLRPPYIVFWNFNHFLVVEGFSKDRAYVNDPGGGRRSMSMEEFDEAYTGVVLLMEPGAEFKKGGRKKNIAIALVSRLKSSRGAIIFCLLAGLLLTIPRLAVPAFTQVFVDEILVENRQEWLKPLLIGMLLTALGQGLLARMRLLYLRRLMIKLSVSMSGQFLWHTLRLPIGFYAQRFTGEISSRNELNDKVADVLSGRLATTVIDTVMIVFYALIMILYDWILTLVAVFFAAFNFFALQSLSRNRVDASMKVAQETGKVAGVAISGIQSMETVKASGLEFDLFSKFAGYYAKTLNAQQQLAFPTQMLTTLPTLLTALATASILVVGGFRVMNGSLSIGMLVAYQSLTREFLEPVNNLMNFGSTLQELEADLNRLDDVLQNPTDSESDRTSESEGNPVHTIAQDSFQLQGYVELRNLSFGYSRLEPPLIEKLNVVLKPGYRVAFVGGSGSGKSTVAKLVTGLYQPWGGEILLDGIPRTQIPRSVLANSLAMVEQDIFLFAGTVRENLTLWDSTVPESDLVQACIDAEIHDLILNMPGGYDAPLLEGGVNMSGGQRQRLEIARALVRNPRVLVLDEATSALDAETELIIDRNLRRRGCTCIVVAHRLSTIRDCDEIIVLDRGKVVQRGTHEQLRTLRGTYARLVSIEEKQKETVSHA; translated from the coding sequence ATGCTTTTCAGTTTAAATTTAAAGTTTTGGCGACAGCGTCCATCTCATGTACGTACTCCTACAGTTCTCCAAATGGAGGCGGTGGAATGCGGCGCTGCTAGCTTGGGAATGATTTTAGGCTACTACGGTCGCATTGTCCCCTTAACTGAATTGCGACGTGAGTGCGGGGTTTCGCGAGATGGAAGTAAAGCATCTAATGTATTGAAAGCAGCTAGACTTTACGGTTTAGATGCGAAAGGTTTCAAAAAGTCTATAGAAGACTTAAAAAATTTGCGCCCTCCATACATTGTTTTTTGGAACTTCAATCATTTTTTGGTAGTGGAGGGGTTTTCTAAAGACCGTGCTTATGTTAACGATCCAGGCGGTGGGCGCAGGTCAATGTCTATGGAGGAATTTGATGAAGCCTATACTGGTGTCGTTTTATTGATGGAGCCAGGAGCAGAATTTAAGAAGGGTGGAAGGAAAAAAAATATTGCTATTGCGTTAGTTTCACGTCTGAAAAGCTCTCGTGGAGCAATTATATTTTGTTTATTAGCAGGGTTATTACTGACAATTCCTCGTTTGGCTGTGCCAGCTTTTACTCAAGTCTTTGTTGATGAAATTCTTGTAGAAAATCGTCAAGAGTGGTTAAAACCTTTGTTAATAGGAATGCTATTGACTGCCTTGGGTCAAGGGCTGCTCGCACGGATGAGGCTGCTTTATTTACGACGATTAATGATCAAGCTGTCGGTTTCTATGTCAGGACAGTTTCTTTGGCATACTTTGCGCTTACCAATTGGGTTTTACGCTCAACGTTTCACAGGTGAAATTAGCAGTCGTAACGAACTTAATGATAAAGTTGCTGACGTCCTATCTGGACGGCTTGCTACCACAGTCATTGATACAGTCATGATCGTCTTTTACGCTCTAATTATGATTTTGTACGACTGGATCTTGACGCTTGTCGCTGTTTTCTTTGCTGCATTCAACTTTTTTGCACTGCAATCTTTATCGCGTAACCGTGTTGATGCCAGTATGAAAGTTGCTCAGGAAACGGGCAAAGTTGCTGGCGTTGCTATTAGTGGAATTCAGTCCATGGAAACGGTTAAGGCTAGCGGCTTGGAGTTCGATCTATTCTCTAAGTTTGCTGGATATTATGCCAAAACACTTAATGCTCAGCAACAATTGGCATTCCCTACCCAAATGCTGACAACATTGCCTACATTATTAACGGCATTAGCAACAGCCTCTATCCTAGTTGTTGGAGGTTTCCGAGTCATGAATGGTAGTTTGAGTATCGGGATGCTAGTCGCCTATCAATCTCTTACAAGGGAATTTCTTGAGCCAGTTAACAATCTCATGAATTTTGGCAGTACGTTACAGGAGCTAGAAGCAGATCTCAACCGACTTGATGATGTTCTTCAGAACCCCACTGACTCCGAATCCGATCGCACTTCTGAGAGTGAAGGAAATCCCGTGCATACTATCGCACAAGATTCGTTTCAGTTGCAAGGTTACGTAGAATTACGCAATCTTTCCTTTGGCTACAGCCGTTTGGAACCTCCTTTGATCGAAAAATTAAATGTGGTTTTGAAGCCCGGTTATCGGGTAGCGTTTGTAGGAGGTAGTGGTTCGGGTAAGTCTACAGTTGCCAAACTCGTTACGGGTTTATACCAGCCATGGGGAGGTGAAATTTTGCTTGATGGAATACCTCGAACCCAAATTCCACGTTCCGTTCTTGCTAATTCTTTAGCAATGGTTGAGCAAGATATCTTTCTGTTTGCTGGAACAGTTCGAGAAAATTTAACCCTTTGGGATTCAACTGTTCCAGAATCGGATTTAGTGCAGGCATGTATTGATGCAGAAATTCATGACCTGATCCTAAATATGCCAGGAGGATATGACGCGCCTTTGTTAGAGGGGGGAGTCAACATGAGCGGAGGACAGCGCCAGCGCTTAGAAATTGCCAGGGCTTTAGTCAGGAATCCAAGAGTATTAGTGCTTGATGAGGCAACAAGTGCTCTTGATGCAGAAACAGAGTTGATTATCGATCGGAACTTGCGGCGACGTGGTTGTACGTGTATTGTAGTCGCTCACCGACTCAGTACAATTCGGGATTGTGATGAAATTATTGTGCTCGATCGTGGCAAAGTTGTGCAAAGAGGTACCCACGAGCAATTACGTACACTCAGGGGAACATATGCTCGTTTGGTCAGCATTGAAGAGAAACAAAAAGAAACGGTAAGCCATGCTTGA
- a CDS encoding NHLP bacteriocin export ABC transporter permease/ATPase subunit — protein MLELNLNEKIYHIKGNEPLLLNDPQTFWVVQSGTLVLFATQVEKGEPKGHRRYLFSVGTGDALFGSELWEQWGILAVALEETELLPLPIADFTAGSTAARVEAIALVEGWIENLGNVVSKAQLVVPMNVEHINNSHYLSLQKEQTLSCSVNEVVWVHLDDGSVKWMGIEGLTLNKTSTVFPLASGMWLEAKELTELHIARTRDLENIEQIPNSLAQLHTYFFHYLNLLVLKNKERDFRLFLERQQLNSQATEVALGELTTVLEPQKTAYFQEGTPLLIATGAVGRALGITIHPPAQSEDLNRVKDPLEAIARASQFRTRRVLLAGDWWKEEHGPLLAYTEPDKNPVALLPNKGNRYVLFDPVERSRKLVTPAIAKTLSLEAQMFYRPLPILVRNALELFQFGTRGNTKEMVGVFLLGVLGTLMGMVTPQATAMLVNDAIPDSDRVLLLQIGLGLFAAAFGQAAFQLAQGILSLRVENSADASLQPAVWDRLLNLKPAFFRTYSSGDLLTRVLAVTQIRSQLSGATQRTLLSSIFSLLNLGLMFVYSVPLALVGIGLTLVAVIVTVTSSTMLVRKNRQQETVDGEINGLTVELINGVSKLRVAAAEGRAFAAWAKKYSWRTKIKAGIKRIDDSVTVFNEALPLISSVLLFWFAILFIQAAQAKGGSGLNMGTFLAFNAAFGTFISGVTDLSNTLTDILGIVPLWERAKPIIQGTPESDPTKADPGRLTGRIHLEHLTFRYRDDGPLTLDDVTIYAEPGEFIAFVGPSGSGKSTIFRLLLGFETPLSGTVYYDGQDLSGLDIQAVRRQLGVVLQNGRINSGSLFENITCGALVTLDEAWQASRMAGFAEDIEQLPMGMHTVISEGGTNLSGGQRQRLLIARALLLKPKIILMDEATSALDNRTQAIVTESLDKMNATRIVIAHRLSTIRNADRIYVIEAGRLVEVGSYETLVKQKGLFARLVARQLD, from the coding sequence ATGCTTGAATTAAATCTTAATGAAAAAATATATCATATAAAAGGTAACGAACCACTGCTGTTGAACGACCCGCAAACGTTTTGGGTCGTTCAATCTGGTACTCTTGTACTGTTTGCGACTCAAGTTGAAAAAGGAGAACCAAAGGGTCATCGTCGCTACTTGTTTAGTGTAGGTACAGGTGATGCGCTATTTGGTTCAGAGCTTTGGGAGCAATGGGGTATTCTGGCAGTGGCTTTAGAAGAAACAGAATTACTACCACTACCGATAGCAGATTTTACTGCTGGTTCTACAGCAGCTCGTGTTGAGGCGATCGCTCTTGTTGAAGGTTGGATCGAAAACTTGGGGAATGTCGTCAGTAAGGCTCAATTAGTTGTTCCCATGAATGTGGAACACATCAATAACTCACACTACTTGTCTTTACAGAAAGAACAGACGCTCTCATGCTCTGTAAATGAAGTTGTTTGGGTACATCTAGATGATGGCAGTGTCAAGTGGATGGGAATTGAGGGACTGACGTTAAACAAGACCTCAACAGTCTTTCCCCTAGCCTCTGGTATGTGGTTGGAGGCAAAAGAGTTAACAGAATTACATATTGCGCGAACACGAGATTTAGAAAATATTGAGCAAATACCGAATAGTTTAGCTCAATTGCATACTTACTTTTTCCACTACTTGAATTTACTGGTTCTTAAGAACAAAGAACGGGATTTTCGCCTTTTTCTAGAACGTCAACAATTAAATAGCCAAGCGACAGAGGTAGCACTCGGAGAGTTAACCACGGTTTTAGAACCACAAAAAACTGCTTATTTTCAGGAAGGAACACCACTGTTAATTGCTACAGGAGCCGTCGGTCGAGCATTAGGAATTACAATTCATCCTCCCGCTCAATCGGAAGACCTCAATCGTGTGAAAGATCCATTAGAAGCAATTGCTCGAGCATCACAATTTCGTACCCGTCGAGTGCTCTTAGCAGGTGATTGGTGGAAAGAGGAGCACGGTCCATTATTGGCTTACACTGAACCAGACAAAAACCCGGTAGCATTGTTACCAAATAAGGGCAATCGTTACGTTTTATTTGACCCTGTAGAACGAAGTCGCAAGCTAGTCACTCCAGCGATCGCAAAAACGCTATCGCTAGAAGCCCAAATGTTCTACCGACCATTGCCAATATTGGTTCGCAACGCCCTGGAATTATTCCAGTTTGGGACTAGGGGTAATACCAAAGAAATGGTAGGTGTATTCTTGCTGGGGGTATTAGGAACTCTCATGGGAATGGTCACACCCCAAGCAACAGCAATGTTAGTGAATGATGCCATTCCTGACAGCGATCGCGTCCTATTATTACAAATTGGGCTGGGATTATTTGCTGCAGCGTTTGGACAAGCAGCATTTCAACTTGCTCAAGGCATATTATCGTTACGAGTTGAAAACTCTGCTGATGCTTCCTTACAGCCAGCTGTATGGGATCGATTGCTCAATCTTAAACCCGCGTTTTTTCGCACTTACTCCTCAGGTGACCTACTGACTCGCGTGTTAGCAGTCACTCAAATTCGCAGTCAACTCAGTGGCGCTACTCAACGGACTCTCTTGAGTTCAATTTTTTCCCTGTTAAATTTAGGGCTGATGTTCGTTTATAGCGTACCTCTCGCTCTAGTGGGCATAGGTTTAACCCTTGTAGCAGTCATCGTAACAGTGACTTCTAGCACAATGCTGGTACGTAAAAATCGGCAACAAGAGACAGTGGATGGTGAAATTAACGGGCTAACTGTGGAATTGATTAACGGGGTATCAAAGCTGCGAGTCGCAGCAGCAGAAGGGCGGGCTTTTGCTGCTTGGGCAAAGAAGTACAGCTGGAGAACCAAAATTAAAGCTGGTATTAAACGAATTGATGACAGTGTAACCGTATTTAATGAAGCACTACCGTTGATAAGTTCTGTACTTCTATTCTGGTTTGCAATCCTGTTTATTCAAGCAGCTCAAGCCAAAGGCGGTAGTGGGCTAAATATGGGTACATTTTTAGCTTTTAACGCAGCTTTTGGAACTTTCATCTCTGGCGTAACGGACTTAAGCAATACTCTGACCGACATTTTAGGAATTGTCCCCTTGTGGGAGAGAGCCAAGCCCATTATTCAAGGGACGCCAGAATCCGATCCGACTAAAGCCGATCCAGGTCGATTAACAGGGAGAATTCACTTAGAGCATCTCACGTTCCGCTACCGTGATGATGGACCTTTAACTCTCGATGATGTCACCATATATGCAGAACCAGGAGAATTTATTGCCTTTGTTGGTCCGAGTGGCAGTGGCAAATCAACTATATTTCGTTTGTTATTAGGATTTGAGACACCGCTCAGTGGAACTGTTTATTACGATGGTCAAGATTTGTCAGGATTAGACATCCAAGCGGTACGAAGACAGTTGGGAGTCGTATTGCAAAATGGTCGAATAAACTCAGGATCGTTATTTGAAAATATTACTTGTGGAGCATTGGTAACCCTAGATGAAGCTTGGCAAGCGTCACGGATGGCAGGGTTTGCTGAGGATATTGAGCAATTGCCAATGGGGATGCATACTGTCATTAGCGAGGGTGGTACAAATCTTTCAGGAGGACAACGACAACGGCTATTGATTGCTCGTGCTCTTTTGTTAAAGCCGAAAATTATTCTTATGGATGAGGCGACTAGTGCTCTGGACAATCGCACCCAAGCAATTGTGACTGAGAGTTTAGACAAGATGAATGCTACCCGAATAGTCATTGCTCACCGCCTCAGTACTATCCGCAACGCCGATCGCATTTATGTTATTGAAGCAGGTCGCTTGGTAGAAGTAGGTTCTTATGAGACACTGGTTAAACAAAAAGGGTTATTTGCTCGACTCGTAGCACGACAATTAGATTGA